The genomic segment CCTCCCGAGAGAAATGAAGGATACGCACTCTGCTTCTGAACCAGCCCGACCTGATCGAGCAATTCCAGTGCCAGTTTGCGAGCAGTAGTTTCATCTTGTCCAAGAATCCGCTTCGGTCCGCACATGACGTTTTGCAGGACTGTCATATGTGGAAACAGATTGAATTGCTGAAAAACCATGCCGATCCGCTGGCGCGCCTCGGCTTCTTCGCGTGTGTTCCAGCGGCGCCATTGCCCATCAGGCTTGCAGGTGCGTCCCAGTGGCAATCCCGCAATCTCAATGTTGCCCCGATCCCAATGCTCGAGCAGGTTGAGGCAGCGCAGCATGGTGCTTTTCCCCGACCCGCTTTTGCCGAGCAAAACGGCGGTCTTCCCCTGCGCAACTTCGAATGAGAAGTCTTTGAGTACCATGTGGCTGCCAAACGACTTCGACAGGCTTTGAACAGAGATCATTTCGGGTAGCCCTTTTTAAAAACGCTGCGACTTGTTCAAACGATTGGACAGATATGTCGCACTGCGCACCATGCTGTAGCACAGCACGAAATACAGAACCAACGCAGCGACGAAGAAGGTGAACGGCGCAAGGGTTCGCATGACCAGTTCGTTCGTTGCCAATGTCAGTTCCCAAACACCAATGATCGACATCACCGAGGTCGCCTTGATTACGATGGCGGCAATATTCATCAACGACGGCAGGGCAATCCGAAGAGCTTGCGGCAGAAGAACGATGATCTGAATCTTCCAATGGCTCATGCCAAGTGCCATGCCAGCCTCGGTTTGCACCTTGGGTATTGTGCGGAACGCTCCGCGAAAAATCTCTGCCACGTACATGGAAAAGAAGACGGCGAGTGCAATGCATCCGGAGTACATCGCGTCCAGGCGTATACCCAGCTTGGGAAGAGAGTAATACGTAAGAAAGACGAAAACGAGCAGCGGAACGCCGCGAACGCCCTCGATCAGGCAGCGTGTGACGAAAGCGATCACGCGACCGCCAAGTATGCTGACCTCCGCAAGGAGAAAACCCAATACGAAAGCAATGCACATCGAAATGAGTGAAAAGAGCAACGTCTGCCCGAGCGCTTTCGTGAGCAATGGAGCCGCATTGACGAGCATGTCGAATTCCATGGTTTTCTACCGTGCAATCTTGCTGCGTCGTTCAAGAAAACTTCCTGCCCGGCTCAATGACCAGGACAGAGCCGAATAGCACACTGCAATCGCAAGGAATGGCTCGAAGCTCGATGCCGTGCGCTGCGAAATCACATTGGCGGCCATCGTCAAATCACCCAGGGACACAGCTGCTCCCAGCGATGTGTCGTGCACCAAAATGATCAAGGCGTTGATCAGGGCGGGGACTGAAGCGGACCAAGCCTGTGGAAACTGCACGATACGAAAAATTGCCAGTGGACGCATTCCCAAGGCTCGCCCGGCTTCGATCTGAGAAATTGACACCGAGAGAAATCCGCCGCGCAGCACCTCCGAGACGAACACTGTGTGCTGCATGACGAGCACCACAACGACGCAGGGGAAGGTTGGAATGTCTATTCCAAGCATGGGAAGTCCGAAGTAAACAAGATAGAGTGTGACCAACAAAGGCGTATTGCGCATCACTTCTACGTAGGCTGTCAGCAGAAACCTGACATATCCTCGCGCCTTTATGCGGGCGATGCCTAACACCAGCCCTCCCAAAAGACTGGCGACTCCCGCGATGATGGTCAGACGGATGCTAAGGAAAAACCCGCTAATCAAAGCATCCTGACTTCGCTCGACGATAGACCAATCAAACAATCTCGCCTCCCGTTGTCAGGAAAGGGTTCGTTGCAGCAGAGGGCAATTCATCGCGGATTCGAGATCCGCAATCACCCAGAAAAAAAGGTGACAGGCTGAGAGCCGATGGAACTCTTCCCTGTGTAATCGGTTTACCAAGGAAAGTCAGTTCCGGCATGTCTCGGAAAATCGCTGGCATGTCGCGGTCAGCACCCTGCGGCATGCCATTTGTGGATATCTTCATTCGAATCGCCCCTTGTGTTTGTGCAAATTCAATGACCGTGCCACGCAGAATATGTTGTTGCACGTTCACGGAAAGTACGCGAGCGGCCACTGAACATCGTCGCGCGCTACGCCGGTGTTCGCTGCATACAACGATGCAGTCCTTGCGTCAGGCACATTCGTCGCCTCCGTCGTTTTGTCGGCTCTCCAGCCGGCGAATCGTTCTACCTTGCCACTTTAGGACGGACGCATGGTGCTGTCGTGCCTCGAAGGAAGTAATTTGCGCGCCGGGTGCAAATAGTCCGAACGAACTACGACACAGCGCAGGTGGACAGTGCAGCAATGGCCGAGAGTTTCTTCCAGGTAAAGCGGTGCTGGAGAAGCGGCGTGTCGTCCGCGCAGACTCCAGGGTGCGCGCAACGCCAGGCCGTTCGCTCAAGCCGGATTCGTCGATGAAGACCATGCTGCGGCCCTCTCGCCGGGCTTTTTTTGAGCACAGGCCAGCCGTGCCGCTTCCACCGCATACTGACGCCGATCGGAACGGGTGGACGCCAACGGGTCAAGCGGCGACCGGATTCAGATCGCTGCGCGCGGGACTCGATCGATGGTGCGGACACGGAGGTCGGAACACGCCCGCTCGCTTTGTCACGGCGACGCCGTGACCTCATTCGATCAGACCGCGCGCGCGGCCGATCGCGACGGCCTCGGTACGGCTTTGCGCGTCAAGTTTCGCGCTGATGCGTCGCAGGTGCGATTTCACGGTGAATTCCGACACGAAGAGTTTTTCCGCGAGCACACGATTGCGATGCCCCATCGCGAGCATCCGCAGCACATCGAGTTCACGCGGCGTGAGTGCTTCCGCGTCGGCCGCATGCTTGGCTGACGGCGCCGCCGCATGCGACGGCTGAGCGTTGCGTGCTGCCGCATCGATGCGTTCGAGCAGCGCGGACAGGAACTGCTGCGCGATGCCAAGCGATGCGGCGGCGGCCCGATGGCGCGTGGCCCAGCGCTGCAACAACGCGGAAAGCCGTTCGCCTTCGTCGAGAAAGGTCCGGAAAAATCCTTCGTGACTCGCCAAGCGCAGCGCGTCGGTGAGCTCGTCGAATGCGGCATCGTGCTCGCTGACGCGATCGAGCGCCATCGCGCGCAACAGATGCAGCTTGATCGCACGCCAATAGCGTTGCCGTGCGGTCGCATCAACGATGACGTCGGCCAATGCCGCACAGACTGCGCGGTCGTTGCCGCGTGCGATTTGCAGACGCCAGCGTGCGATCGATGGCAAATCCACTTCATTCGCGTAGCCGATGAGATCATCCCTTTCCCACGCGCCGTGTAGATCAGCGATATTCAACGCCTGATCTGCGGCGTCGAACGCGCCATCGAGCGTTGACACCCGGGCGCGTTCGAGCCACGCCGAGCAGATCACTCTCTGCAAGCCGACCTGGCGGCCGAGTTCTTCCAGTTCGACGAGCCGCCTTTGCCAGAGATCACGGTCGCCGTGTATGAGCGCGACGCGCGCGCTGAGCACATGACATATCGTCATCGAATCGACGGGGCCGTTCATCTTCGCGTATGGGAGGTTGGCGGCAATGAGCCGACCGGTCTCTTCGAGCTCGTCGGCTTCGTACAGCACCATTGCCAGTGCGATGCCGGCCGACGCGCGGCCGCCAGTCACCTCGCCATGGCACTCGTTCCAGTGGTGCTCCGCGTGCTTCAGGCGCGCGCGCCCGCTGCCGAGCCGGCCATGCACCAGATCGATGACGCTGTCGATGCAATCGGCGACGCTGCGCAGGACGACGGAGCCGTCGCTGCGTCCGTTGGACGAGGCGCGCGCGAGTACCGCGCGCGCTTCGTCATAGCGTTGCGCAGCCATGAGGCAGTAGGACAGGGAGATCGCGAGCATGCAGTACTGGAACGTTTCGTCGGGCGATAGCCGATCGAGATGCGGAAGGCCCGCGCGCAAGCAGGCGTCCAACTGGCCGGACATCGCGTACAGCGTGCAGCGCAGCGTCTCGGCTTGCAGCAGCAGCGTGTCGCACGAATCGTCCGCTGCGTGGTCGTCG from the Verminephrobacter eiseniae EF01-2 genome contains:
- a CDS encoding amino acid ABC transporter ATP-binding protein, which gives rise to MISVQSLSKSFGSHMVLKDFSFEVAQGKTAVLLGKSGSGKSTMLRCLNLLEHWDRGNIEIAGLPLGRTCKPDGQWRRWNTREEAEARQRIGMVFQQFNLFPHMTVLQNVMCGPKRILGQDETTARKLALELLDQVGLVQKQSAYPSFLSGGQQQRVAIARALAMRPSVLLLDEITSALDPELVGEVLEVIRDLKQRGLTMVCVTHEIHFAQDVADHVIFMEEGQLVEEGRPDALLAQPNTERLRKFLSRFHARSGGEKMAS
- a CDS encoding amino acid ABC transporter permease gives rise to the protein MEFDMLVNAAPLLTKALGQTLLFSLISMCIAFVLGFLLAEVSILGGRVIAFVTRCLIEGVRGVPLLVFVFLTYYSLPKLGIRLDAMYSGCIALAVFFSMYVAEIFRGAFRTIPKVQTEAGMALGMSHWKIQIIVLLPQALRIALPSLMNIAAIVIKATSVMSIIGVWELTLATNELVMRTLAPFTFFVAALVLYFVLCYSMVRSATYLSNRLNKSQRF
- a CDS encoding amino acid ABC transporter permease gives rise to the protein MFDWSIVERSQDALISGFFLSIRLTIIAGVASLLGGLVLGIARIKARGYVRFLLTAYVEVMRNTPLLVTLYLVYFGLPMLGIDIPTFPCVVVVLVMQHTVFVSEVLRGGFLSVSISQIEAGRALGMRPLAIFRIVQFPQAWSASVPALINALIILVHDTSLGAAVSLGDLTMAANVISQRTASSFEPFLAIAVCYSALSWSLSRAGSFLERRSKIAR
- a CDS encoding LuxR C-terminal-related transcriptional regulator, with translation MQVNDPASHPGAVGVGITPNVVASKLMPPASADTNLARPHLVDGMRAAHAARLVLIRAPAGFGKTTLMQQYAASCDRQRRVTIWLRVDQADNDLPRFVGHLGVGLRTLTPDDNLRTVFGERLAASVIETVASFRMPFAILLDDFESIQSASVLNFVQHLIDALPPNGTLVIASRTTPALGLGRIRARGQLLEIDSAELRFSLPEATAFIRDKCALPLRDKDIATLHRCTEGWAAAIFLATLSLRQRTDYGRFVASFSGTNTQLAVYLTEDILGQQSESCRTFLIETSVLTQLSAPLCDAITGRHDSGAMLDHLERSNLFLFPLDSERNEYRYHSLFASFLQHRLRALHPGREAELHAAAAHWFLDAERPVPAIDHLLQAGMKAQAIAQLGRHAGTLLNDGRVRLLGRWFDQIRDALPRADPRVRISDAWVLLFNRHFDEATAAVQRIVDDHAADDSCDTLLLQAETLRCTLYAMSGQLDACLRAGLPHLDRLSPDETFQYCMLAISLSYCLMAAQRYDEARAVLARASSNGRSDGSVVLRSVADCIDSVIDLVHGRLGSGRARLKHAEHHWNECHGEVTGGRASAGIALAMVLYEADELEETGRLIAANLPYAKMNGPVDSMTICHVLSARVALIHGDRDLWQRRLVELEELGRQVGLQRVICSAWLERARVSTLDGAFDAADQALNIADLHGAWERDDLIGYANEVDLPSIARWRLQIARGNDRAVCAALADVIVDATARQRYWRAIKLHLLRAMALDRVSEHDAAFDELTDALRLASHEGFFRTFLDEGERLSALLQRWATRHRAAAASLGIAQQFLSALLERIDAAARNAQPSHAAAPSAKHAADAEALTPRELDVLRMLAMGHRNRVLAEKLFVSEFTVKSHLRRISAKLDAQSRTEAVAIGRARGLIE